The following proteins are co-located in the Tetrapisispora phaffii CBS 4417 chromosome 4, complete genome genome:
- the EXG2 gene encoding glucan exo-1,3-beta-glucosidase (similar to Saccharomyces cerevisiae EXG2 (YDR261C); ancestral locus Anc_5.621), with product MFSFLSHILFTLYCLSFISVSEASNDGLDLIQLKVINDKLNLLKKKSSNSTTSNIKVGEIRGISLGGWLVTEPYITPSLYHNATEIYTSSNSSYSNLTDPIIDEHTFCEKLGYETAGKLLQAHYESFITEDDFRQISEDGFNLVRIPIGYWAWKQNNETNEYIDGVYFEDPYFSNGIQLQYLSKAIGWASKYNLSIWVDLHGAPGSQNGFDNSGKRDLYGTPGWLSVDNSTELTLAIWNDIFETYVINEDQDTTPIIGIEIMNEPLSSKVSIYDITKAYYEGFGNFERLKESNSNTTYNTTFVIHDAFEGIGHWNLEFNPQYQNVSSQYVNISDLSFKSQDILVDHHHYEVFSDYQLANSQFRRIYDIIEYGESIFDELAYHPALVGEWSGAITDCATWLNGVGIGARYDGSYYDTTNFTTDSDITGQCTSQLSFEQWSEEYKINVRQFIEAQLATYTSQTTGWIFWNWKTEDAIEWDYLKLKEAGLFPVPLDNYTYFNNDGSIKNSVSRSLSVSAYPKMSSTTTKTTKTTSSTKLKSLATSLTKSTMYVTKLTTTAVSSSTSVLAIMTIIAISLIWL from the coding sequence ATGTTTAGCTTTCTATCgcatattttatttacgCTTTATTGTTTAAGTTTCATAAGCGTGTCTGAAGCTTCAAATGATGGATTGGATTTAATCCAATTGAAAGTtataaatgataaattgaatctcttgaagaaaaagagTTCTAATTCTACCACTTCCAATATTAAAGTTGGTGAAATTAGAGGTATTTCTTTGGGAGGTTGGTTAGTTACGGAACCATACATAACACCTTCACTTTACCACAATGCAACCGAAATTTATACTTCAAGTAATTCATCATATTCGAATTTAACTGACCCAATTATCGATGAGCATACATTTTGTGAAAAATTAGGTTACGAAACTGCGGGGAAATTGCTGCAAGCTCATTATGAATCTTTTATAACAGAAGATGATTTCAGACAAATCAGCGAAGATGGATTCAATTTAGTGCGAATTCCAATTGGATATTGGGCATGGAAACAAAACAATGAaacaaatgaatatatCGATGGCGTGTATTTTGAAGATCCTTATTTTAGTAACGGTAtacaattacaatatttatCCAAAGCAATTGGATGGGCTTCGAAATATAACTTATCAATTTGGGTAGACTTACATGGGGCACCAGGATCTCAAAATGGTTTTGATAATTCAGGAAAAAGGGATTTATATGGTACTCCAGGTTGGTTATCAGTAGATAATTCTACTGAATTGACACTAGCAATTTGGAAcgatatttttgaaacttaTGTCATCAATGAAGATCAAGATACTACGCCAATTATTGGAATCGAAATTATGAATGAACCATTAAGCtcaaaagtttcaatataCGATATCACGAAAGCGTATTATGAAGGGTTTGGCAACTTTGAACGTTTGAAAGAATCAAATTCTAATACTACATACAATACTACCTTTGTAATCCATGATGCTTTTGAAGGAATTGGTCACTGGAATTTAGAATTCAACCCACAATATCAAAATGTTTCTAGTCAATACGTTAATATTAGTGATTTATCATTCAAATCCCAGGATATTTTGGTCGATCATCACCATTATGAAGTATTTAGTGACTATCAATTAGCTAATTCACAATTTAGGCGTATTtatgatattattgaatatggTGAATCTATTTTTGATGAACTAGCATATCATCCTGCCCTTGTCGGTGAATGGTCTGGAGCAATCACAGATTGTGCAACATGGTTAAATGGCGTAGGTATTGGGGCAAGATATGATGGTAGCTATTATGACACTACTAATTTTACCACTGATTCTGATATTACTGGCCAATGTACTTCTCAATTGAGTTTTGAACAATGGAGTGAAGAATACAAAATCAATGTAAGACAATTTATAGAAGCACAATTAGCCACCTATACTTCACAGACTACAGGTTGGATTTTCTGGAATTGGAAAACTGAAGATGCCATTGAATGggattatttgaaattaaaagaagcTGGTTTATTTCCTGTTCCGCTTGATAATTAcacatattttaataacgATGGTAGTATTAAGAATTCAGTTTCCAGATCTTTATCGGTTTCAGCATATCCTAAAATGTCTTCTACAACCAccaaaacaacaaaaacaacctcatcaacaaaattaaaaagtcTTGCCACCTCTTTGACTAAGTCAACGATGTATGTCACTAAATTAACTACAACAGCGGTTAGCAGTTCGACATCAGTTTTAGCAATTATGACAATTATTGCAATTTCCCTAATTTGGTTGTAA
- the TPHA0D02920 gene encoding hydroxyacylglutathione hydrolase (similar to Saccharomyces cerevisiae GLO2 (YDR272W) and GLO4 (YOR040W); ancestral locus Anc_5.637), with translation MLVKFIKMRWATGGVNYSYLLSTADKTKSWLIDPAEPDEVLAALSDSQKRSVQAIVNTHHHYDHAGGNSKILDSLVRFSGNKIAVIGSSTECQSVTDVTENLRTYTLGSINILSIRTPCHTKDSVCYYVNDSATKEEAVFTGDTLFTAGCGRFFEGTGAEMDTALNKLLISNIGKENLTSTKVYPGHEYTKSNCKFVRSMIYKKEGDNIAFDRLEKFANSNEVTTGNFTIQDELDFNPFMRLHDPLVRNAVGDTNSTFPEAKVMEILRKLKNSM, from the coding sequence ATGTTggttaaatttattaaaatgaGATGGGCAACCGGTGGTGTTAATTATAGTTATTTGCTGAGCACTGCTGATAAGACTAAATCCTGGTTAATTGATCCTGCAGAACCAGATGAAGTATTAGCAGCACTTTCGGATTCCCAAAAGAGAAGCGTTCAGGCCATTGTTAATACCCATCATCATTACGATCATGCTGGAGGTAACTCTAAAATATTGGATTCACTAGTACGCTTCAGTGGAAACAAAATTGCTGTTATTGGAAGTTCAACGGAATGTCAATCTGTCACAGATGTCACAGAGAATTTGAGGACTTATACATTAGGTtccataaatatattatccATTCGCACACCTTGTCATACAAAAGACTCTGTTTGTTATTATGTTAATGATTCTGCTACAAAGGAAGAAGCAGTTTTTACAGGTGATACTTTATTCACAGCTGGATGTGGACGTTTTTTTGAAGGAACTGGTGCTGAGATGGACACAGCTCTAAACAAACTgttgatttcaaatattggaaaagaaaatttgaCATCCACAAAAGTTTATCCTGGACATGAGTATACAAAGAGCAACTGTAAATTTGTTCGTTCTATGATATATAAGAAAGAAGGAGATAATATTGCCTTTGATAGGTTAGAAAAGTTTGCCAACTCCAATGAAGTTACTACCGGTAATTTTACAATTCAGGATGAACTTGATTTTAATCCATTCATGAGACTACATGATCCATTAGTAAGGAATGCAGTTGGAGACACTAACTCGACATTTCCTGAAGCTAAGGTTATGGAAATTTTAAGAAAGCTAAAAAATTCTATGTGA
- the RRP46 gene encoding exosome non-catalytic core subunit RRP46 (similar to Saccharomyces cerevisiae RRP46 (YGR095C); ancestral locus Anc_3.434), protein MSIEAVCGVLTHVDGSSQVEWNDTKVLCSVTGPIEPKARQELPSQLALEVIIRPAKGVSSTREKLMEDKLRSVLTPIITLYQYPRQLCQITCQILESGESEYEFSEKELSCCINAAFLALIDAGIALKSTVSSISLVISQNNEVIVNPTGAQLLNSRSVHILALELIKEMNIVNNVLLLDSNGDFNEKELFQVLETGEKSCLALGQDLRKVIQNNVDSNIIQ, encoded by the coding sequence atgtcAATTGAAGCTGTGTGTGGTGTTCTAACTCATGTTGATGGATCTTCCCAAGTGGAATGGAATGATACTAAAGTGTTATGTTCCGTCACAGGCCCTATTGAACCCAAAGCTAGACAAGAATTGCCATCGCAACTGGCATTAGAAGTGATAATACGCCCGGCTAAAGGTGTTTCTTCTACTAGGGAAAAATTAATGGAGGACAAACTTCGTTCAGTTTTAACTCCAATAATAACACTATACCAATATCCAAGACAATTATGTCAAATCACTTGCCAAATCTTAGAAAGTGGTGAGAGTGAATATGAATTCtcagaaaaagaattaagtTGTTGCATTAATGCAGCGTTCTTAGCATTGATAGATGCAGGGATTGCTCTAAAGTCAACTGTGAGCAGTATATCGTTAGTAATAAGTCAAAACAATGAAGTAATAGTAAATCCAACAGGGGCACAATTGTTGAATTCTAGATCTGTGCATATTTTAGCTCTTGAGCTAATCAAAGAGATGAATATCGTTAATAATGTTCTTCTACTAGATAGTAATGgtgattttaatgaaaaggAACTGTTTCAAGTACTAGAAACAGGAGAAAAAAGTTGTCTAGCATTAGGGCAAGATTTAAGAAAGGTCATTCAAAACAATGTTGATTCTAACATCATTCAATAA